One Calditrichota bacterium genomic window carries:
- a CDS encoding methyltransferase domain-containing protein, whose product FALRGIPQDLLAQYLVPEQGQVRVSEQLKDMVRFDQFDMALLPTAVPENRVDIVFSCCELAHLDRQLRAKMVEALYRALRDGGYLVLGNLESLHGLRNGFRLVHFPGGFAYRKLMNSG is encoded by the coding sequence GTTTGCCCTGAGAGGCATACCCCAAGACCTCTTGGCACAGTATCTCGTCCCGGAGCAGGGCCAGGTGAGGGTGAGCGAGCAACTCAAAGACATGGTGCGCTTTGACCAGTTTGACATGGCACTTTTGCCGACGGCGGTCCCGGAGAACAGGGTGGACATCGTCTTCTCTTGCTGCGAGCTCGCTCATCTCGACCGCCAACTCCGGGCGAAAATGGTCGAAGCCCTTTATCGAGCACTGCGCGACGGCGGCTACCTGGTACTGGGCAACCTTGAGTCACTGCACGGGCTGCGTAATGGCTTCCGCCTTGTACACTTCCCCGGAGGATTTGCTTATCGCAAGCTCATGAACAGCGGATGA